Proteins co-encoded in one Microbacterium hydrocarbonoxydans genomic window:
- a CDS encoding glycoside hydrolase 43 family protein gives MKLIDDVSSYRNPIIDADVPDPDAIRVGDRFYLVASSFHRAPGLPVFTSDDLVTWERIGYALEGNVPDAWFAQPRHGGGVWAPSIRHQDGLFHVVYPDPDQGVFVVTAQDPAGPWSAPHLLLPGLGIIDPCPLWDDDGQAYLVHGWARSRAGRKNLVTVIPVDAQLRHPVGPAVDVIDGDLLDGFTTLEGPKFYKRDGEYWIFAPAGGVATGWQAVFRGPTPFGPFEHRITLSQGATPVNGPHQGAWVDDGRGGDWFLHFQDRGVYGRVLHLQPMAWDADGWPVMGEAVGGGDAQPVLRHPTPFGTSQGSRTLARSDDFAEGRPSSHWQWEAGVDPRAVVPGGPGLGLRSSPDGGNVRTLARVLSQNLSGQPCTAHVEVSLQTAGLHERAGMAVLGLDYAWAGIRQTDSGPEAVVAMRGRDDQVERVVATFPLHDDRVRVGVTVDADARVRFTLGATSIDPQFTAVEGHWVGASLSLFAAAPFGRPDAIGRFVDFTIHTQES, from the coding sequence ATGAAACTCATCGACGATGTGAGCTCCTACCGCAACCCGATCATCGATGCCGATGTTCCCGATCCCGACGCCATCCGCGTGGGGGATCGCTTCTACCTCGTGGCATCGAGCTTCCACCGTGCGCCCGGGCTGCCCGTCTTCACGTCCGACGACCTGGTCACGTGGGAGCGCATCGGCTATGCCCTCGAGGGCAACGTGCCGGACGCGTGGTTCGCGCAGCCTCGACATGGCGGAGGCGTGTGGGCGCCGTCGATCCGGCATCAGGACGGGCTCTTCCATGTCGTCTACCCCGACCCCGATCAGGGCGTGTTCGTGGTGACGGCTCAGGACCCGGCGGGTCCGTGGTCGGCGCCTCATCTACTGCTTCCGGGGCTCGGGATCATCGACCCCTGCCCCCTGTGGGACGACGACGGTCAGGCGTACCTCGTGCACGGCTGGGCGCGATCACGGGCGGGGCGCAAGAACCTCGTCACCGTGATCCCCGTCGACGCCCAGCTGCGGCATCCGGTCGGCCCCGCCGTCGACGTCATCGACGGCGACCTCCTCGACGGCTTCACGACTCTCGAGGGTCCCAAGTTCTACAAGCGCGACGGCGAGTACTGGATCTTCGCGCCCGCCGGCGGCGTCGCCACAGGATGGCAGGCGGTGTTCCGCGGGCCGACGCCGTTCGGTCCGTTCGAGCACCGGATCACCCTCTCCCAGGGCGCGACACCGGTGAACGGACCGCACCAGGGCGCGTGGGTCGATGATGGTCGCGGGGGCGACTGGTTCCTGCACTTCCAGGACAGGGGGGTCTACGGCCGGGTGCTGCACCTGCAGCCGATGGCCTGGGACGCCGACGGGTGGCCCGTGATGGGCGAGGCGGTGGGCGGCGGCGATGCCCAGCCGGTGCTGCGGCATCCGACGCCGTTCGGCACATCGCAGGGATCGCGAACGCTCGCGCGGTCGGATGACTTCGCCGAAGGGCGCCCGAGCAGTCACTGGCAGTGGGAGGCCGGGGTCGACCCGAGGGCCGTGGTCCCCGGCGGCCCCGGTCTGGGATTGCGCAGCAGCCCGGACGGGGGCAACGTGCGCACGCTGGCGAGAGTGCTCTCGCAGAACCTGTCAGGGCAGCCGTGCACGGCGCATGTCGAGGTCTCGCTGCAGACCGCGGGGCTGCATGAGCGCGCCGGAATGGCGGTGCTCGGACTGGACTACGCGTGGGCGGGGATCCGGCAAACGGATTCCGGCCCCGAGGCCGTCGTCGCCATGCGCGGGCGTGACGACCAGGTCGAACGGGTGGTGGCCACGTTCCCGCTGCACGACGACCGCGTTCGGGTGGGCGTCACCGTGGATGCCGATGCTCGCGTGCGATTCACGCTGGGTGCGACCTCGATCGACCCGCAGTTCACCGCCGTCGAGGGGCACTGGGTCGGTGCGTCTCTGTCTCTCTTCGCGGCTGCTCCGTTCGGCCGGCCCGACGCGATCGGCCGCTTCGTCGACTTCACCATCCATACGCAGGAAAGCTGA
- a CDS encoding LacI family DNA-binding transcriptional regulator: MATRRARSTPTRETTINDIARVAGVSKATVSRVANGVSTVNEEIAQRVRAVIDELGYTPSQTARSLSLGSSRTVGVLLPDLGNPMFHQVLHGFNRAASQDGYHVIVTDAFEDADAEAELARDLRDRTDAVALFAPRMPRESLLQLLPRVSPVVVFNRTTGKNAGSVLIDYHEGILLLARHLMQLGHRRIAFLAGPTYARANWERERGLDELRTEESEVEIIDVPCGHSFEDGYDSWPALRKTGATAVIAYNDVVALGLLGRLSEEGVAVPGEISVAGFDDIPFSRFSSPSLTTMTSRLSEIGARIWEVLRAEMTDDPIRDPIMFSPELASRASTREIS; this comes from the coding sequence ATGGCGACCAGACGTGCGCGCAGCACACCCACCCGTGAGACGACGATCAACGACATCGCACGGGTCGCGGGCGTCTCGAAGGCGACCGTCTCGCGAGTCGCCAACGGCGTCAGCACCGTGAACGAAGAGATCGCGCAGCGGGTGCGCGCGGTGATCGACGAGCTCGGATACACCCCGAGCCAGACCGCCAGGTCGCTGTCGCTCGGGTCGAGCCGCACGGTCGGGGTGCTGCTGCCCGACCTCGGCAACCCGATGTTCCATCAGGTGCTGCACGGCTTCAACAGGGCGGCCTCTCAGGACGGCTACCACGTGATCGTCACGGATGCATTCGAAGACGCGGATGCCGAGGCCGAGCTCGCCCGAGATCTTCGCGACCGCACCGACGCGGTGGCGCTGTTCGCCCCCCGCATGCCGAGGGAGAGCCTGCTGCAGCTGCTGCCGCGCGTGTCTCCCGTCGTGGTCTTCAACCGCACGACCGGCAAGAACGCGGGTTCCGTGCTCATCGACTACCACGAGGGCATACTGCTGCTCGCACGGCATCTGATGCAGCTCGGCCATCGCCGCATCGCCTTCCTCGCGGGCCCGACGTACGCGCGTGCGAACTGGGAGCGCGAACGCGGACTCGACGAGCTCCGCACCGAGGAGTCGGAGGTGGAGATCATCGACGTGCCGTGCGGCCACTCCTTCGAAGACGGATACGACTCCTGGCCGGCGCTTCGCAAGACCGGGGCGACAGCCGTGATCGCGTACAACGATGTCGTGGCGCTCGGACTCCTCGGACGCCTGTCGGAGGAGGGGGTCGCGGTACCGGGGGAGATCTCGGTGGCCGGTTTCGACGACATCCCGTTCTCGCGCTTCTCGTCGCCGTCGCTCACGACGATGACGTCGAGGCTGTCGGAGATCGGGGCACGCATCTGGGAGGTGCTGCGCGCCGAGATGACCGATGACCCGATCCGTGACCCCATCATGTTCTCGCCGGAGCTCGCGTCGCGCGCCAGCACCAGGGAGATCTCGTGA
- a CDS encoding Gfo/Idh/MocA family oxidoreductase, translated as MSRLRYALAGAGVRAQMYVDAITGAHRDRAELVAIVEPNPVRAAFHAARVADAGAPAPRLATPDELEQVIRDERVDRVIICSRDDLHAELIVRSLEAGADVVVEKPLTIDAASAARIEQAVERTGRQVVLTFNYRYSPRNSALRRIIQDGTVGQVTSVDFSWMLDTNHGADYFRRWHREKKNSGGLLVHKSSHHFDLVNWWIRSQPTRVFASGGLRFYGAENAASRGLGERPARGTHDGGDLFELDLRTDERLTALYLEAEQHDGYVRDLDVFSEGITIEDNLALVVDYASGATLSYSLNAHSPWEGYRVAINGTLGRVELEVIERGAVLAGEGLHPHIDPSLSGGDGATEHRPEGERILVQRHWEAAYEVPIDGGDGGHGGGDALLLSDVFEGPGDDPLARPADWTDGIRSIAVGIAGNRSLETGLPVKVADLGIELLESGR; from the coding sequence ATGTCCCGTCTGCGTTACGCCCTCGCCGGTGCCGGAGTCCGCGCCCAGATGTATGTCGATGCGATCACCGGAGCACACCGGGATCGCGCCGAGCTGGTCGCGATCGTCGAGCCCAACCCGGTGCGCGCCGCGTTCCACGCCGCACGCGTCGCCGACGCAGGCGCACCCGCGCCCCGACTCGCCACCCCGGACGAGCTCGAGCAGGTCATCCGCGACGAGCGCGTCGACAGGGTGATCATCTGCTCGCGAGACGACCTGCACGCCGAGCTCATCGTCCGCTCCCTCGAGGCAGGCGCCGACGTGGTCGTCGAGAAGCCCCTCACGATCGATGCGGCGAGCGCCGCGCGTATCGAGCAGGCCGTGGAGCGCACGGGCCGCCAGGTGGTGCTGACGTTCAACTACCGCTATTCCCCGCGCAACAGCGCGCTGCGCCGCATCATCCAGGACGGCACTGTCGGCCAGGTCACCTCGGTGGACTTCTCGTGGATGCTCGACACCAATCACGGCGCCGACTACTTCCGCCGCTGGCACCGCGAGAAGAAGAACTCGGGCGGGCTGCTCGTGCACAAGTCGAGCCATCACTTCGACCTCGTCAACTGGTGGATCCGCTCGCAGCCCACGCGCGTTTTCGCCTCAGGAGGACTGCGCTTCTACGGTGCCGAGAACGCGGCGAGCCGCGGCTTGGGCGAGCGACCTGCGCGCGGCACGCACGACGGGGGCGATCTGTTCGAGCTCGACCTGCGCACCGACGAGCGCCTGACCGCGCTGTACCTCGAGGCAGAACAGCACGACGGCTACGTGCGGGACCTCGACGTGTTCAGCGAGGGCATCACGATCGAAGACAACCTGGCGCTCGTCGTCGACTACGCCTCGGGAGCCACGCTGTCGTACTCGCTGAACGCGCACTCTCCGTGGGAGGGGTACCGCGTCGCGATCAACGGCACTCTCGGTCGTGTCGAGCTCGAGGTCATCGAGCGCGGCGCCGTGCTGGCCGGCGAAGGCCTGCACCCGCACATCGACCCCAGCCTCTCCGGCGGTGACGGCGCGACCGAGCACCGGCCCGAAGGCGAGCGCATCCTCGTGCAGCGGCACTGGGAGGCGGCCTACGAGGTGCCCATCGACGGCGGTGACGGCGGTCACGGCGGCGGCGACGCCCTGCTCCTGTCCGATGTGTTCGAAGGCCCGGGCGACGATCCCCTCGCACGTCCGGCGGACTGGACCGACGGCATCCGCTCGATCGCGGTCGGCATCGCCGGCAACCGCTCCCTCGAGACCGGCCTGCCGGTGAAGGTCGCCGACCTCGGCATCGAGCTCCTCGAGTCGGGCCGATGA
- a CDS encoding DUF6807 family protein, translating into MSLDLLLAESGAVRYHDGIDVDPQLSPRPYLTAVTRNGAAATAVGPDDHVHHLGMSVAIPDVNGTTFWGGRTFVRGGGSQLLPNHGRQQVRSRDVEPGRITEQLAWIGPEETGAAPLLEELRTISVREGADGIDVHWHTELTASHGAVSFGSPQTNGRDGAFYGGIFWRASFLEGRVRCASGEGTDAAHGSLSPWLAVDGPGVSLVATTSNGDMPWFVRADGYVGFGPGVAVTGRRSLAAGETLRLDLRVAILEDPPADPAAVARRLGA; encoded by the coding sequence GTGAGTCTCGACCTGCTCCTGGCGGAGTCCGGCGCAGTGCGCTACCACGACGGCATCGACGTCGACCCGCAGCTGTCTCCTCGCCCGTATCTCACCGCCGTGACGAGGAACGGCGCCGCCGCGACCGCGGTCGGGCCCGACGACCACGTGCACCACCTCGGCATGAGCGTCGCGATCCCCGATGTGAACGGCACGACGTTCTGGGGCGGACGCACCTTCGTGCGCGGCGGCGGCTCTCAGCTGCTGCCGAATCACGGCAGGCAGCAGGTGCGATCGCGTGACGTCGAGCCCGGTCGCATCACAGAACAGCTGGCGTGGATCGGCCCGGAGGAGACCGGGGCAGCACCGCTGCTCGAGGAGCTGAGGACGATCTCGGTGCGCGAGGGAGCCGATGGCATCGACGTGCACTGGCACACCGAGCTCACCGCGTCTCATGGCGCCGTCAGCTTCGGCAGCCCGCAGACCAACGGCCGCGACGGGGCCTTCTACGGCGGGATCTTCTGGCGCGCGTCGTTCCTCGAAGGGCGCGTGCGCTGTGCGAGCGGCGAGGGGACGGATGCCGCGCACGGCTCGCTCTCGCCGTGGCTCGCCGTCGACGGGCCCGGCGTCTCACTGGTCGCCACCACCTCGAACGGCGACATGCCCTGGTTCGTGCGCGCCGACGGATACGTGGGCTTCGGGCCCGGGGTCGCCGTGACCGGTCGCCGCAGCCTGGCCGCCGGCGAGACGCTGCGACTCGACCTCCGCGTCGCGATCCTCGAAGATCCCCCCGCAGATCCTGCGGCGGTCGCGAGACGGCTGGGGGCCTGA
- a CDS encoding carbohydrate ABC transporter permease — MTSTLPRVDDATVPIRVREAARKRRSVTPGRRVFMVVNAVILTAFALACLLPFVNVLASSLATPGELATRPFILWPETFSLDAYRYILSTPTIFRALGVSAIVTIGGTLISLILTAFMAYALSKKHLKGRRVINFLVLFTMLFSGGMIPTFIVVKNLGLIDSLWSLIIPVAINAFNFVIMRSFFQGIPESLEEAARIDGCSELGVFWRIVLPLSLASIATIGLFYAVYYWNTYQSAILYINSSELWPMQVLLRQIVIVASGLNADGAAVDVVPPAQSVRMAVIFVATLPMLIVYPFVQRYFVKGALIGSVKG, encoded by the coding sequence ATGACCAGCACCCTGCCCCGCGTCGACGACGCCACTGTTCCGATCCGCGTCCGCGAGGCCGCGCGCAAGCGCCGCTCGGTCACGCCCGGCCGTCGCGTGTTCATGGTGGTCAACGCCGTGATCCTCACCGCGTTCGCGCTGGCCTGCCTGCTGCCCTTCGTGAACGTGCTCGCCAGCTCTCTGGCGACGCCCGGCGAGCTCGCGACACGACCCTTCATCCTCTGGCCCGAGACCTTCAGCCTCGACGCGTATCGGTACATCCTCTCGACGCCGACGATCTTCCGGGCTCTGGGGGTGTCGGCGATCGTCACGATCGGCGGCACGCTGATCAGTCTGATCCTCACGGCGTTCATGGCGTACGCGCTGTCGAAGAAGCACCTGAAGGGCCGCCGGGTGATCAACTTCCTGGTGCTGTTCACGATGCTGTTCTCGGGCGGGATGATCCCGACCTTCATCGTGGTCAAGAACCTCGGTCTGATCGACTCGCTCTGGTCGCTCATCATCCCGGTGGCGATCAACGCGTTCAACTTCGTGATCATGCGCAGCTTCTTCCAGGGCATCCCCGAGAGCCTCGAAGAGGCCGCCCGGATCGACGGGTGCAGCGAGCTCGGCGTGTTCTGGCGCATCGTGCTGCCGCTGTCGCTGGCCTCGATCGCCACGATCGGACTGTTCTACGCGGTCTACTACTGGAACACCTACCAGTCCGCGATCCTCTACATCAACAGCTCCGAGCTGTGGCCGATGCAGGTGCTGCTCCGCCAGATCGTGATCGTGGCCAGCGGCCTGAACGCCGACGGCGCGGCCGTCGACGTCGTGCCGCCCGCGCAGTCGGTGCGCATGGCCGTGATCTTCGTCGCCACGCTGCCGATGCTGATCGTGTACCCGTTCGTGCAGCGCTACTTCGTCAAGGGCGCGCTGATCGGCTCGGTCAAGGGCTGA
- a CDS encoding serine hydrolase domain-containing protein encodes MTSDLQRLLDGAHAADIAIHSLAISVDGEERVRTAVQPWGHAVPHRMYSVSKSVTSLAILLLADEGRLSLDDPIIDHFPEMAPVHTWLAATRIDDMLAMTGPHPRTTYDVDGDGWLESYFRVPPTHRPGTLFTYDTSASYVLSALVERLAQVPMLEYLRPRLLDPLGVGRSMRFLTGPEGISHGGSGLIAAPGDMLRIAEAVNGTVDVLPAGVRARLIERRSHPATQTWGAALRHGYGRQIWLPGAGCWLMFGLGGQLVYGDPSRGLAAVVTADATTLASGDQRLLDLFIAALAHDDDDARGQVLLHPPTPPHDFAAARSVHGTGTLLSGEGAPSRLSVALDADGGALTIDGLTLRFDTASPTVTTLPLGDAVITAGWSSPGVLDARVSAAADDIASVRLRLVATDDGILTVMSQGSGPEIGVQWTWRGSYRMP; translated from the coding sequence ATGACATCCGACCTGCAGCGACTGCTCGACGGGGCGCACGCGGCCGACATCGCGATCCACTCGCTCGCGATCAGCGTCGACGGCGAGGAGCGGGTGCGCACCGCGGTGCAGCCGTGGGGGCACGCCGTGCCGCATCGCATGTACTCGGTGTCGAAGTCGGTCACGTCGCTCGCGATCCTGCTGCTGGCCGACGAGGGGCGGCTCAGCCTCGACGACCCGATCATCGATCACTTCCCCGAGATGGCACCCGTGCACACGTGGCTCGCCGCCACTCGCATCGACGACATGCTGGCGATGACGGGTCCGCACCCTCGCACCACGTACGACGTCGACGGCGACGGGTGGCTGGAGTCGTACTTCCGGGTGCCGCCGACGCATCGCCCCGGCACGCTGTTCACCTACGACACGAGCGCGAGCTATGTGCTCAGCGCACTCGTCGAGCGGCTGGCGCAGGTACCGATGCTCGAGTACCTGCGCCCGCGACTGCTGGATCCGCTGGGTGTGGGACGCAGCATGAGGTTCCTCACCGGCCCCGAGGGCATCAGCCACGGCGGCTCAGGACTGATCGCGGCTCCGGGCGACATGCTGCGGATCGCCGAAGCCGTGAACGGCACGGTCGACGTGCTGCCGGCGGGGGTCAGAGCCCGTCTGATCGAGCGCCGCAGCCACCCTGCGACGCAGACGTGGGGCGCCGCGCTGCGCCACGGGTACGGCCGTCAGATCTGGCTGCCCGGCGCCGGATGCTGGCTGATGTTCGGCCTCGGCGGACAGCTGGTGTACGGCGACCCCTCGAGAGGGCTCGCCGCCGTGGTCACCGCCGACGCGACGACTCTGGCGAGCGGCGACCAGCGACTCCTGGACCTCTTCATCGCGGCGCTCGCCCACGACGATGACGACGCTCGTGGTCAGGTGCTGCTGCATCCGCCGACGCCGCCGCATGATTTCGCTGCGGCGCGGTCGGTGCACGGCACAGGCACGCTCCTCTCGGGCGAGGGTGCTCCGTCACGGCTCTCGGTCGCTCTCGACGCCGACGGCGGCGCCCTCACGATCGACGGCCTGACGCTGCGATTCGACACCGCGAGCCCGACCGTGACGACCCTGCCCCTCGGCGATGCGGTCATCACGGCGGGCTGGTCGTCGCCGGGAGTGCTCGACGCGCGGGTGAGTGCGGCTGCCGACGACATCGCCTCGGTGCGGCTGCGGCTCGTCGCGACGGATGACGGCATCCTCACCGTCATGTCGCAGGGCTCGGGACCCGAGATCGGCGTGCAATGGACCTGGCGCGGCAGCTACCGCATGCCGTGA
- a CDS encoding NAD(P)-dependent oxidoreductase: MKIAVTGGSGRLGRTLVTGLAEAGHELVSIDRAPTEHLERPGISQLSLDLTDADATASALGGTHADALIHLAAIAVPFAAPEDVILRTNAALAQSVLGGAVHAGIHRIVAASSPTVIGYGAPRGWAPDRLPLDEDSATEPWNAYALSKLLIEQTVAMLRRQTGDDVRFASFRPCYVIAPEEWAGAPTQQGHTVLERLDDPALSAPALFNYVDARDVANFADTLLAALDDIPNGEVFFVGADDALARHPLSELLPQFHPGTAHAASELTGRTPAFSSAKATRLLGWRPTRTWRDELVTAPATASVS, from the coding sequence ATGAAGATCGCCGTCACCGGCGGGTCCGGTCGCCTCGGCCGGACTCTGGTGACCGGTCTCGCAGAGGCGGGGCACGAGCTCGTGTCGATCGACCGCGCTCCGACCGAGCACCTCGAGCGCCCCGGAATCTCGCAGCTCTCCCTCGATCTCACGGATGCGGACGCCACCGCATCGGCGCTCGGCGGCACGCACGCCGATGCGCTCATCCACCTCGCCGCGATCGCCGTGCCCTTCGCCGCCCCTGAAGACGTCATCCTGCGTACCAACGCGGCGCTCGCGCAGTCGGTGCTCGGCGGCGCGGTGCACGCCGGCATCCATCGGATCGTCGCGGCCTCCAGCCCGACCGTGATCGGCTACGGCGCTCCGCGCGGCTGGGCGCCCGATCGTCTTCCCCTCGATGAGGACTCCGCCACCGAGCCGTGGAACGCCTATGCCCTGTCGAAGCTCCTGATCGAGCAGACCGTCGCCATGCTGCGGCGGCAGACCGGCGATGACGTGCGCTTCGCCTCGTTCCGGCCCTGCTACGTCATCGCTCCCGAGGAGTGGGCGGGCGCGCCCACTCAGCAGGGGCACACCGTGCTCGAGCGTCTCGACGATCCGGCGCTGTCGGCTCCGGCCCTCTTCAACTACGTCGATGCCCGCGACGTCGCGAACTTCGCCGACACTCTGCTGGCCGCGCTCGACGACATCCCCAACGGCGAGGTCTTCTTCGTCGGCGCCGACGACGCACTCGCCCGCCACCCCTTGAGCGAGCTGCTGCCGCAGTTCCATCCCGGCACCGCGCATGCGGCGTCGGAGCTCACCGGCCGCACACCCGCTTTCTCCTCCGCCAAGGCCACCCGACTGCTCGGCTGGCGTCCCACCCGCACCTGGCGCGACGAACTCGTCACCGCGCCCGCCACCGCCTCCGTCTCCTGA